The following proteins are co-located in the Manihot esculenta cultivar AM560-2 chromosome 9, M.esculenta_v8, whole genome shotgun sequence genome:
- the LOC110622271 gene encoding dnAJ-like protein slr0093, with protein sequence MEGNENTTQKDYYKILEVDYDATDEMIRLNYLKLALKWHPDKHRGDSTVTAKFQEINEAYKVLSDPAKRSDYDLTGIYEIDKYTLREYLARFKGMILTCNGLGIGHTSMWTQQLTEANEFAEK encoded by the exons ATGGAAGGCAATGAGAACACTACCCAAAAG GATTACTACAAAATTTTGGAGGTTGATTATGATGCAACGGATGAGATGATAAGATTAAATTACCTAAAGCTTGCGCTG AAGTGGCATCCTGATAAACACAGAGGTGATAGTACTGTTACTGCAAAATTTCAGGAGATCAATGAAGCTTACAAAG TGTTGAGTGATCCAGCTAAACGATCTGATTATGATTTAACTGGAATATATGAGATTGATAAGTACACTCTACGG GAATATCTTGCCAGATTTAAAGGAATGATACTTACCTGCAACGGGCTTGGTATCGGTCATACATCAATGTG GACACAGCAACTGACTGaagccaatgaatttgcagaaAAATAa
- the LOC110622463 gene encoding pentatricopeptide repeat-containing protein At4g14050, mitochondrial produces the protein MHAIIYYRHQLQVCAKRRSPLIAKQLHAQIVKVGVNESDHLSNTLVDVYGKCGLFQDAYYLFDEMPHRDHVSWASILTAYNQANLPNRTLSIFPSMFTLDRLQPDHFVYATLVKACASLGAIRQGKQVHAQFILSPFYDDDVVKSSLVDMYAKCGLPNIARVVFNSILKENPVSWTSMISGYARGGLKAEAVDLFLRAPVRNLYSWTALISGLVQSGHGIDASFLFIEMRRQRVDIVDPLVLSSIVGACANIAVLEFGKQIHGLVIALGYESCSFISNALVDMYAKCSDILAAKNIFDEIMHKDVVSWTSMIVGAAQHGRANEALALYDDMVLAEVRPNEVTFVGLIYSCSHAGLVSKGRELFKSMTEEYGIKPSLQHFTCLLDLLSRSGHLDEAENLINTMPFKPDEPTWAALLSACKHHGNTEMGIRIANKTLSLKPEDPSTYVLLSNIYAGAGMWEHMSMVRKLMAAREVKKEPGFSTITFGKEIQVFHAGETCHPMKDEIVGLLKELDEEMRRRGYVPDTSFVLHDMEEVEKERQLFWHSERLAVAYGLLKSVPGTVIRIVKNLRVCGDCHTVFKLLSSIVEREIIVRDATRYHHFKGGKCSCNDFW, from the coding sequence ATGCATGCAATCATTTACTATCGCCACCAACTCCAGGTCTGCGCCAAAAGACGATCCCCATTAATTGCTAAGCAACTCCATGCCCAAATTGTCAAAGTTGGTGTAAACGAAAGCGATCACTTATCCAACACTCTTGTCGATGTTTATGGCAAATGCGGCCTTTTTCAAGATGCCTATTACTTGTTCGACGAAATGCCCCACAGAGACCATGTCTCTTGGGCTTCCATTCTCACAGCATATAACCAAGCCAACCTCCCTAACAGAACTCTTTCCATTTTCCCTAGCATGTTCACTTTAGACAGGTTGCAACCTGACCATTTCGTGTATGCTACTCTCGTCAAGGCATGCGCCAGCTTGGGTGCTATAAGGCAGGGGAAACAAGTGCATGCTCAGTTTATTTTATCCCCATTCTATGATGATGACGTTGTTAAGTCTTCTTTGGTTGATATGTATGCAAAATGTGGATTACCCAACATTGCTCGTGTtgtttttaattctattttgaAAGAAAACCCGGTTTCTTGGACTTCAATGATATCTGGGTACGCCAGGGGTGGGTTAAAAGCAGAGGCTGTGGATCTGTTTTTAAGGGCGCCGGTAAGGAACTTATATTCTTGGACTGCATTAATATCAGGGTTAGTTCAGAGTGGACATGGGATTGATGCTTCGTTCTTATTTATTGAAATGAGAAGGCAAAGGGTAGATATAGTAGACCCCTTAGTGCTTTCAAGCATTGTTGGTGCTTGTGCTAATATCGCTGTACTGGAGTTTGGGAAGCAGATTCATGGCCTTGTCATAGCACTTGGCTACGAATCCTGCTCGTTTATCAGTAATGCTCTCGTGGATATGTATGCAAAATGTAGTGATATTTTAGCAGCAAAGAACATTTTTGATGAAATTATGCATAAAGATGTTGTTTCTTGGACATCTATGATAGTTGGAGCAGCTCAGCATGGTAGAGCCAATGAAGCATTAGCTTTATATGATGACATGGTTTTAGCTGAGGTAAGGCCAAATGAAGTAACCTTTGTTGGATTGATTTATTCTTGCAGCCATGCTGGTTTAGTTAGTAAAGGCCGGGAGCTTTTTAAATCCATGACTGAAGAATATGGAATTAAGCCCTCTTTGCAACACTTCACATGCTTGCTGGACCTTCTTAGTCGATCTGGGCACCTTGATGAGGCTGAGAATCTTATTAATACGATGCCATTTAAGCCTGACGAACCTACATGGGCAGCCTTATTGAGTGCTTGCAAGCACCATGGAAATACGGAAATGGGGATAAGGATTGCTAATAAGACGTTGAGCTTGAAACCTGAAGATCCTTCAACCTATGTTCTATTGTCTAATATTTATGCTGGTGCTGGTATGTGGGAACATATGTCAATGGTAAGGAAGTTGATGGCAGCTAGGGAAGTTAAAAAGGAACCAGGTTTTAGTACCATCACCTTTGGGAAGGAAATCCAAGTGTTCCATGCTGGGGAGACATGTCATCCTATGAAGGATGAAATAGTTGGTTTGCTCAAGGAGTTAGATGAAGAGATGAGAAGAAGAGGTTATGTCCCTGATACTAGCTTTGTTTTACATGACATGGAAGAAGTTGAAAAAGAGAGGCAGCTTTTTTGGCATAGTGAGAGATTGGCTGTGGCTTATGGCCTTCTTAAGTCTGTTCCAGGAACGGTCATACGTATAGTGAAAAATCTTCGTGTTTGTGGTGATTGCCATACTGTTTTCAAATTACTTAGCAGTATTGTGGAGAGAGAGATTATTGTGCGAGATGCCACCAGGTATCATCATTTTAAAGGTGGAAAGTGTTCATGCAATGATTTTTGGTGA
- the LOC110622636 gene encoding LOW QUALITY PROTEIN: 8-hydroxygeraniol oxidoreductase-like (The sequence of the model RefSeq protein was modified relative to this genomic sequence to represent the inferred CDS: deleted 1 base in 1 codon) produces the protein MSRSSNTSQVITCKAAVIWGIGERLKVEEIQVDPPNSSEVRVKMLYASICHTDISRAQGYPFPLFPRVLGHEGVGVVESIGDKVNGLKERDIVMPTFIAQCQECENCTSKETNLCLKFPVNRNGLMPDGTSRMSIKGHKLYQLFTCSTWTEYMVIDSNYVVKIDPTIPLPHASCLSCGFTTGFGAAWKEAKVKEGSSVAVLGLGSVGLGVIEGARMRGAATIIGVDKNGKKREKGQAFGMTHFINPEEFDKPISQLVKDLTSGIGVDYCFECSGAAPLVNEALQATKMGIGKAIVVGAGSETVKIEFWPLLAGRTLKGSIFGGLTIKTELPKVLEKCKNKEFHLDELLTHEISLQDIDKAFEMLKQPDCLKIVIKIQ, from the exons ATGTCAAGGAGCAGCAACACCTCACAGGTCATAACATGCAAAG CTGCAGTTATATGGGGAATTGGGGAGAGATTGAAGGTGGAAGAGATACAAGTAGACCCACCAAATTCTTCTGAAGTTCGAGTCAAGATGCTTTATGCTAGTATTTGTCACACTGACATCTCCCGTGCCCAGGGATATCCCTTT CCACTTTTCCCTAGAGTTCTAGGGCATGAAGGAGTTGG AGTGGTGGAGAGCATAGGAGACAAAGTAAATGGGCTAAAAGAAAGAGATATTGTGATGCCAACCTTCATTGCACAGTGTCAAGAATGCGAGAATTGCACATCAAAAGAGACTAATCTGTGCCTGAAATTCCCAGTAAACCGCAATGGTCTAATGCCAGATGGCACCTCAAGAATGTCCATTAAAGGCCATAAGCTGTACCAGTTGTTTACTTGCTCCACATGGACTGAATACATGGTTATTGATTCCAACTACGTTGTTAAGATTGATCCAACCATACCTCTGCCTCATGCAAGTTGTTTATCATGTGGGTTTACAACTGGGTTTGGAGCAGCTTGGAAGGAAGCAAAGGTTAAAGAAGGTTCTAGTGTGGCTGTTTTAGGCCTTGGTTCTGTTGGGTTAGGG GTTATAGAAGGAGCTCGAATGCGAGGGGCAGCTACCATAATAGGTGTGGAtaagaatggaaagaaaagagagaaggGACAAGCTTTTGGAATGACACATTTCATAAACCCAGAAGAATTTGATAAACCCATTTCACAACTGGTGAAAGACTTGACTAGTGGAATAGGAGTGGATTATTGCTTCGAGTGCAGTGGTGCTGCACCATTGGTCAATGAAGCTCTTCAAGCCACTAAAATG GGAATAGGGAAGGCAATAGTGGTAGGTGCTGGAAGTGAAACTGTGAAGATT GAGTTCTGGCCCTTACTGGCAGGCAGAACTCTAAAGGGGTCCATTTTTGGAGGGCTCACAATAAAAACTGAACTTCCAAAAGTGCTGGAAAAATGCAAAAACAAG GAATTCCATCTTGATGAGCTTTTGACTCATGAAATTTCATTGCAAGACATAGACAAAGCATTTGAGATGTTGAAGCAACCAGATTGTTTAAAGATTGTTATCAAGATTCAGTAG
- the LOC110622637 gene encoding uncharacterized protein LOC110622637, translated as MATSFAPVSISGGSQLKAHELWTSRSNSLAKTSKLIVQRKSNQVGNRKLAVRAEYNDGSRGGGSDFVAGFFLGGAIFGTLAYIFAPQIRRSLLNEDEYGFRRAKRPIYYDEGFEKTRETLNAKISQLNSAIDNVSSRLRGGNNSPAVPVETDSEVEATM; from the exons ATGGCGACTAGTTTTGCTCCTGTTTCAATCTCAG GTGGTTCTCAATTGAAGGCACATGAACTTTGGACCTCAAGGTCCAATTCATTAGCAAAAACATCGAAACTGATAGTTCAAAGGAAGTCAAACCAGGTGGGAAATCGCAAGTTGGCTGTTCGTGCAGAATACAA TGATGGTAGTAGGGGTGGCGGCAGTGATTTTGTTGCTGGTTTCTTTTTAGGAGGTGCCATATTTGGAACTTTAGCTTATATTTTTGCTCCTCAG ATTAGAAGATCCCTGCTAAATGAAGATGAGTATGGGTTTCGGAGGGCCAAGCGACCAATATACTATGATGAAGGTTTTGAG AAGACTAGGGAGACCTTGAATGCAAAAATAAGCCAACTGAATTCTGCTATTGACAATGTATCCTCACGTTTGAGAGGTGGCAATAACTCACCTGCTGTGCCTGTCGAAACTGATTCTGAGGTAGAAGCTACCATGTGA